A window from Vibrio cortegadensis encodes these proteins:
- the potC gene encoding spermidine/putrescine ABC transporter permease PotC gives MGRSIRFSFMALVYAFLYLPIIVLIANSFNANKFGMKWGGFTTKWYEALVNNDSLMQAAWHSLNIAIFSATAATIIGSLTAVALFRYRFRGKGAVNTMLFIVMMSPDIVMAISLLALFLVMGVQLGFFTLLVAHITFCLPFVVVTVYSRLNGFDVKMLEAAKDLGASEWTILKQIILPLAKPAVAAGWLLSFTLSLDDVIISSFVTGPTYEILPLKIYSMVKVGISPEVNALATVMLIVSLTLVVSSQLLAREKIK, from the coding sequence ATGGGACGCTCAATTAGATTCAGTTTCATGGCGCTGGTTTATGCTTTCTTGTATTTGCCAATTATTGTGCTCATTGCTAATTCATTTAATGCCAACAAGTTTGGTATGAAATGGGGAGGCTTTACGACAAAGTGGTACGAAGCTTTAGTTAATAACGATAGTTTAATGCAAGCCGCATGGCACTCGCTTAATATTGCGATTTTTTCTGCCACCGCTGCAACCATTATTGGTAGCCTCACAGCCGTTGCACTATTTCGCTATCGGTTTAGAGGAAAAGGTGCCGTGAATACCATGCTATTTATCGTAATGATGTCGCCAGATATTGTGATGGCTATTTCATTACTGGCTCTGTTTTTGGTTATGGGTGTTCAGCTTGGGTTCTTTACTCTGTTGGTTGCTCATATCACATTCTGCCTGCCCTTCGTTGTAGTAACGGTTTATAGTCGTCTTAATGGATTTGACGTGAAGATGCTAGAAGCAGCAAAAGACCTTGGTGCGAGCGAATGGACAATCCTTAAACAGATAATATTGCCATTAGCGAAACCAGCGGTTGCTGCGGGCTGGCTATTGAGTTTTACGCTCTCATTGGACGATGTGATTATCAGCTCTTTCGTTACTGGGCCTACATATGAAATTCTACCATTGAAAATATACTCAATGGTTAAAGTTGGTATTTCCCCAGAGGTGAATGCTTTAGCGACCGTAATGTTAATCGTCTCGCTGACTTTGGTCGTGAGCTCACAGCTCCTTGCTCGTGAAAAGATCAAGTAA
- the potB gene encoding spermidine/putrescine ABC transporter permease PotB translates to MSKTFNLQKIIITVIVSWLVLFVMIPNIMIIGTSFLTRDEANLIEMTFTFDNYLRLMDPLYIKVLWHSFYMAIVATLLCLFIGYPFAYIVAKMPAKWRPIMLFLVIVPFWTNSLIRTYGLKIVLGTQGILNKSLIAMDIIEKPIRLMYTETAVMIGLVYILLPFMILPLYSAIEKLDNTYIEAAKDLGANKLQTLIKVVLPLTMPGIIGGCLLVLLPALGMFYIADLLGGAKNLLIGNVIKSQVLNARDWPFGAATSIALTAAMAVMLYAYYRAGKMMNRNVELD, encoded by the coding sequence ATGAGCAAGACATTTAATCTTCAAAAAATAATCATCACTGTAATCGTTAGTTGGTTAGTTCTGTTCGTCATGATCCCTAACATAATGATTATTGGAACGAGTTTTTTAACCCGCGATGAAGCTAATCTTATCGAGATGACATTCACCTTCGATAACTATTTGCGTTTAATGGATCCGCTATATATTAAAGTGCTATGGCATTCCTTTTATATGGCTATCGTTGCGACGTTGTTGTGTCTTTTCATAGGTTATCCATTTGCTTATATTGTGGCAAAAATGCCCGCAAAATGGCGACCAATTATGTTGTTTTTAGTGATTGTTCCCTTTTGGACAAACTCACTGATTCGTACTTACGGTTTGAAAATCGTTCTTGGTACACAAGGCATCTTAAATAAAAGCCTTATTGCCATGGACATCATAGAGAAGCCAATTCGTCTTATGTATACAGAGACAGCGGTCATGATAGGTTTAGTTTATATTCTACTGCCTTTTATGATTTTACCGCTCTACTCTGCGATTGAAAAATTGGACAATACATACATCGAAGCAGCAAAAGATCTTGGTGCTAACAAGCTTCAAACCTTGATTAAAGTCGTTTTGCCATTAACGATGCCGGGAATCATCGGTGGGTGTCTTTTGGTTCTGCTTCCAGCATTAGGCATGTTCTATATTGCCGATTTATTAGGCGGAGCGAAAAACTTACTGATCGGTAACGTAATCAAGAGTCAAGTATTGAATGCAAGAGATTGGCCATTCGGTGCTGCGACGAGTATTGCCCTTACCGCAGCGATGGCGGTGATGTTATATGCTTATTATCGTGCAGGTAAAATGATGAACAGAAATGTGGAGCTTGACTAA
- the potA gene encoding spermidine/putrescine ABC transporter ATP-binding protein PotA, translated as MNAKQTVDKPVIQLTGISKSFDDKEIIGNLSLNVNHGEFLTILGPSGCGKTTVLRMIAGFETADTGTILLEDQDVTDVPAEQRHVNTVFQSYALFPHMTVFENVAFGLRMQKVAKDDIEPRVMESLRMVRLDSMAQRKPHQLSGGQQQRVAIARAVVNKPKVLLLDESLSALDYKLRKQMQIELKQLQRKLGITFIFVTHDQEEALSMSDRIIVMRDGVIEQDGTPREIYEEPKNLFVARFIGEINVFNATTVKRVDEKRILANIEGTEAVVYHDLAVNEGDKLQVLLRPEDLRLEEIKENEQRGIVGHVRDRTYKGMTLDSVVELESGMRVMVSEFFNEDDPDVDHSLGQKVAVTWVESWEVVLSDDEQDI; from the coding sequence TTGAACGCCAAACAAACAGTAGATAAACCAGTTATTCAATTAACGGGTATTAGCAAAAGTTTTGATGATAAAGAGATCATCGGAAATCTTAGTTTAAACGTCAATCATGGTGAGTTTCTTACCATATTGGGTCCTTCTGGTTGTGGAAAAACAACCGTGTTGAGGATGATTGCAGGGTTCGAAACTGCCGATACAGGAACTATTTTGTTAGAAGATCAGGATGTTACTGATGTTCCTGCTGAGCAAAGGCACGTTAATACTGTATTCCAAAGCTATGCTCTTTTTCCGCATATGACTGTATTTGAAAACGTGGCTTTCGGGTTACGTATGCAAAAAGTCGCTAAGGATGATATCGAACCACGTGTGATGGAATCATTACGAATGGTGCGTTTAGACAGTATGGCTCAACGTAAACCTCATCAACTGTCTGGTGGACAACAGCAGCGTGTCGCGATTGCGCGTGCTGTGGTGAACAAGCCAAAGGTTCTTTTATTAGATGAGTCTCTTTCTGCATTAGATTACAAATTGCGTAAACAGATGCAAATTGAGTTAAAGCAGTTGCAACGTAAACTTGGTATCACGTTTATTTTTGTCACTCACGATCAAGAAGAAGCGCTATCTATGTCTGATCGTATCATTGTTATGCGTGATGGCGTGATAGAGCAAGATGGCACACCTCGTGAAATTTACGAAGAGCCTAAGAACCTATTTGTTGCTCGCTTCATTGGTGAGATTAATGTCTTCAATGCCACCACAGTTAAGCGTGTTGATGAAAAGAGAATATTAGCGAATATCGAAGGCACTGAAGCCGTTGTTTATCATGACTTAGCGGTTAATGAGGGTGATAAACTGCAAGTATTACTTCGCCCTGAAGATTTGCGTCTCGAAGAGATAAAAGAGAACGAGCAGCGCGGCATTGTTGGTCATGTTCGAGATCGAACATATAAAGGTATGACTTTAGATTCGGTTGTTGAATTAGAATCAGGTATGCGTGTCATGGTTAGCGAATTCTTCAATGAAGATGATCCAGATGTGGATCACTCATTAGGTCAAAAAGTTGCCGTTACTTGGGTTGAAAGCTGGGAAGTGGTATTAAGCGATGATGAGCAAGACATTTAA